From a single Planctellipticum variicoloris genomic region:
- a CDS encoding EAL and HDOD domain-containing protein, translating to MSVDSKSSSPSDAAAVDIYLARQPIFDRSLRVVAYELLFRSNSANAAKISNPIEATAQLLLNAFVSVGLNDLVGDRKAFVNLPREFLVGKYPLPASPDQLVLEILENVEIDDELILGVKELRRHGYTIALDDVLFEPKLVPLLSLATIVKMELPLAPRSEWGRHLEQFRRYSVQVLAEKVETEEDFDHCHALGFDFFQGYFFCRPKMVAGRQLNTGQAAVLQLLSRLSDPKVSIDAVEQIFKSDGSLSYKLLRYINSSKFGLRRNIDSLRQAITLIGLSGVRTLAMLLVLSGLEARQSEVVATAVRRALLCERLARKLRTVDPSESFTAGLVSGLDAIFRVPLSGLVGTLSVSDAIRQAVLEHVGPIGEIVACARSHEQIDKLVSPCGHLSAQDVLSAFVESLAEADDLLAAPSP from the coding sequence ATGTCGGTCGACTCCAAATCTTCCAGCCCGTCCGACGCTGCTGCCGTCGATATCTATCTGGCGCGACAGCCCATCTTTGATCGTTCGCTGCGAGTCGTCGCCTACGAGCTTCTATTCCGCAGCAATTCGGCCAACGCGGCCAAGATCTCGAACCCCATCGAAGCGACGGCGCAATTGCTGCTGAATGCGTTTGTGTCGGTCGGTCTGAACGATCTCGTCGGCGACCGAAAGGCATTCGTGAATCTGCCGCGCGAGTTTCTCGTCGGAAAGTATCCCCTGCCAGCCAGTCCCGATCAGCTCGTCCTGGAGATTCTGGAAAACGTCGAAATTGACGACGAGTTGATCCTGGGCGTGAAAGAGCTGCGCCGGCACGGCTACACCATCGCGCTCGACGACGTCCTCTTTGAACCAAAGCTGGTGCCGCTCCTGAGCCTGGCGACAATCGTCAAGATGGAGCTCCCGCTGGCGCCCCGCTCGGAGTGGGGGCGCCACCTGGAGCAGTTTCGGCGCTATTCAGTGCAGGTCCTGGCAGAGAAGGTCGAAACGGAGGAAGACTTCGACCACTGCCACGCGCTCGGCTTCGACTTTTTTCAAGGATACTTCTTCTGCCGGCCCAAGATGGTCGCAGGACGGCAGCTCAATACCGGCCAGGCCGCCGTCCTGCAGCTCCTTTCCAGGCTGTCGGATCCGAAGGTCTCGATCGACGCCGTCGAGCAGATCTTCAAGTCCGACGGCAGTCTCAGCTACAAGCTGCTGCGGTACATCAATTCTTCCAAGTTCGGTCTGCGCCGGAATATCGATTCGCTCCGGCAGGCCATTACGCTGATCGGGCTGAGCGGCGTGAGAACGCTCGCCATGCTGCTGGTCCTCAGCGGCCTCGAAGCCAGGCAGTCGGAAGTCGTCGCGACAGCGGTCCGCCGGGCGCTGCTCTGCGAACGGCTGGCGCGAAAGCTGCGAACGGTCGATCCCAGCGAATCCTTCACGGCCGGTCTGGTTTCAGGCCTGGATGCCATTTTTCGCGTCCCGCTCTCCGGGCTGGTCGGCACGCTCTCGGTTTCCGACGCGATCCGGCAGGCCGTCCTCGAGCATGTCGGCCCGATCGGCGAAATTGTCGCGTGCGCCCGATCTCATGAGCAGATCGACAAGCTCGTCTCTCCCTGCGGCCATCTGTCCGCCCAGGACGTTTTGTCGGCGTTTGTCGAGTCTCTGGCTGAGGCCGACGACCTTCTCGCGGCTCCGTCCCCCTGA
- a CDS encoding tetratricopeptide repeat protein, which produces MTTVPPPVSPANAQPEHPDHLDVVPQINMRLLLGTFVLLAVLGGGAWFARRHFVRHNVEMYLVQARKAEEQGKASEALQYYTQYLEFGRGIGQNEKATQGRRLEALNRIGALVAEQPESGPQIDRLFRTYEESLRLDPAQREIRHKLVTILMRMDRSTDARSHLKLLQEEVKPGKPAAELAYLTGVCLYREGKYPDSQAAFLTSIREWPQQVVAYLGLAELWTTHPDQMVALTTKTQPDGPAWQDLAQILKPREDSRVVNGVTAAAAVLQAMRAAAPGVDSTLAAARFLSALEQKSDRLPLPPEEAEVLVRAVFEIGGATKYLNGQLEGPDRWSPDLPALADLNDDGIVTREELKARFVRGDQLTRIDRAERLLQELQSRPDAAPRQTDVLLALSNLYSAKAAVVALYAPDELAATRELARKTVAAGLDLTPPDVRFLLSGVELDLQDLDQNADKAAQLQQLQSAEAKLKAGIADLVKSRSAEKPATAEVDENWTVPSNNVDLQSIEVQARFGLTNLILSQLALADPAAQADLQASLKSETAALERAGGGKVLLDYLEVRRLMFEQQFADARKIGVKLLEQIKSVPGLVRQVTLLVADCQGRTGNPDAQLDVLRNQVELDPLWLEGRRAMAESLLAVGRLDEAIDEYVPAVVLPGAGERLLELRIVRNANLAPAQRKWDRAEPLLQYLLERKPTTVRAILLAAELRRLQGATAKALADDQGIENPAEVQQKLLEAEQSLKMAREAFPKDLGVRVAEVNFASGRFDLPEPERLVLAESLLAAAREDLGADVELDLADARLQIQRFPGEAGDRLAVIARERTGLTQPQRIRLLTGLAQLADRTTTPQSARPFWEELSRLQPENLEPRLQIAQLMLAAAGQPGGSMDEPAWEKLLASIKELEGTSAGNVGYLQAMRLLEHPGDDAARPKNLKAAEVLLTAAAKLRPYWSAIPRAQGILAELQSDSVRALERYQQAFALGDRTPVVVLRIGQLLRDRGRQGFDEANQFLQSVGDQNASLITGDVARLASELALRNRQNDRAMELLSKLARDSSSFRDNYTLAVAKMSTGDLGPETETLLKKVTTELAPAEPAGWVKLVDYYAQTKNWAAAEQTIADSAARLPNEPQPTASLTRGVMYELLAAADAERRQQHLTAASKAYEEALQSAANAGDDTSMLMIAAEHYVRIGSTVRAGELLSQLLLPTRAVPDEVRRWARRRQALTVAVGGNYDDTLRSLELLRTAREQGADKSAENLRLQLQLLERLPSVESQASRVDLLRELQKQGGLTAEEQLQLAELLAAGGDRAGALAEFRNLLAANNEFARGRAAYIVMLARSAGRDGTTLDEARNQLDLLRRQEPGSWRTALIHARVLAADGKVDEAAALVSQFLKQRVEGTSNNPVRDALDQENLAELLYWLQRDLRVRSSAALSAALADAIRLYQAGRRDDAVKSLLQGPMEPLLEDLRFEVILQAAALFEELKLPTAEALYREYVAKSPRPTAPIQLARFLVRHDRIEEALKLCEQSWQTLPKLGVCAVVIQAARMVPSDRREIFKPWQARITEEATKPDSPDRQVMEIALAELTTVLGEPDGAIAAFRRAVAENPKDVAALNNLAYVLARRGEDLDTAEKSINEAIAIEGAVPDLVDTRSLVYLAKGQFAEALAVIAPLAKPRAPAGIHLRLAECLWKLKRFPEARQALDLARRNGFKLDDLLPLDRAPTEEMLRDLDAAAKK; this is translated from the coding sequence GTGACTACTGTGCCGCCGCCTGTTTCACCCGCGAATGCTCAGCCGGAACATCCGGATCATCTGGACGTCGTGCCGCAGATCAACATGCGGCTGCTTCTCGGGACGTTCGTACTGCTGGCAGTTCTCGGGGGGGGCGCCTGGTTCGCCCGCCGCCATTTTGTGCGGCACAACGTCGAGATGTATCTGGTTCAGGCCCGCAAGGCCGAAGAGCAGGGGAAGGCCAGCGAGGCGCTGCAGTATTACACCCAGTACCTCGAGTTCGGGCGCGGCATCGGCCAGAACGAGAAGGCCACCCAGGGACGCCGACTGGAGGCCCTCAACCGCATCGGCGCACTCGTTGCCGAGCAGCCCGAGAGCGGCCCCCAGATCGATCGTCTCTTCCGCACGTACGAAGAATCGCTCCGGCTGGACCCTGCGCAGCGGGAGATCCGGCACAAGCTGGTCACGATTCTGATGCGGATGGACCGTTCCACCGATGCGCGCAGCCACTTGAAGCTGCTGCAGGAAGAGGTCAAACCCGGCAAACCCGCCGCGGAACTGGCCTACCTGACAGGCGTCTGTCTTTATCGCGAAGGAAAATACCCCGACAGCCAGGCCGCGTTTCTCACCTCCATCCGGGAATGGCCGCAACAGGTCGTGGCCTATCTGGGCCTCGCCGAGCTTTGGACGACGCATCCGGATCAGATGGTGGCACTCACGACCAAGACCCAGCCGGACGGCCCAGCCTGGCAGGATCTCGCGCAAATTCTCAAGCCGCGCGAGGACTCCCGCGTGGTCAACGGCGTCACGGCCGCAGCAGCCGTCCTGCAGGCGATGCGGGCCGCGGCGCCCGGAGTTGACAGCACGCTGGCCGCCGCGCGGTTTCTCTCCGCGCTGGAGCAGAAATCCGACCGCCTCCCGCTCCCTCCGGAGGAAGCGGAAGTCCTGGTCCGCGCCGTATTCGAAATCGGCGGCGCCACCAAATATTTGAACGGCCAATTGGAGGGTCCCGATCGCTGGTCCCCCGACCTGCCTGCACTCGCCGACCTGAACGACGATGGAATCGTGACTCGCGAGGAGTTGAAGGCCCGGTTCGTCCGCGGCGATCAACTGACGCGGATCGATCGCGCCGAACGTCTGTTGCAGGAACTGCAGTCCCGACCAGACGCCGCGCCCCGGCAGACCGACGTTTTGCTGGCGCTCTCGAACCTCTATTCCGCCAAGGCCGCGGTCGTCGCCCTGTATGCCCCGGACGAACTCGCCGCGACACGCGAACTGGCCCGCAAGACGGTTGCCGCCGGCCTGGATCTCACTCCGCCGGATGTCCGGTTCCTGCTGTCCGGCGTGGAGCTCGACCTGCAGGATCTTGATCAGAACGCCGACAAGGCCGCCCAGCTCCAGCAACTGCAGTCGGCTGAAGCCAAGTTGAAAGCCGGGATTGCCGATCTGGTGAAGTCCCGCAGTGCAGAAAAACCCGCGACAGCCGAGGTCGACGAAAACTGGACGGTCCCTTCCAACAATGTCGATCTCCAGTCGATCGAAGTGCAGGCCCGGTTCGGCCTGACCAACCTGATTCTTTCGCAACTGGCGCTCGCCGACCCGGCGGCCCAAGCCGACCTGCAGGCGAGTTTGAAGTCCGAGACCGCGGCGCTTGAGAGGGCCGGCGGCGGCAAGGTGCTGCTCGACTATCTCGAGGTCCGCCGCCTGATGTTCGAACAGCAATTCGCCGACGCCAGAAAGATCGGCGTCAAGTTGCTGGAGCAGATCAAGTCGGTGCCGGGGCTGGTGCGGCAAGTGACGCTCCTGGTGGCCGACTGCCAGGGTCGGACCGGCAACCCGGACGCCCAGCTCGATGTGCTGCGGAATCAGGTGGAGCTCGATCCGCTCTGGCTCGAAGGCCGCCGGGCGATGGCCGAGAGCCTGCTGGCCGTCGGCCGACTGGACGAGGCGATTGACGAGTATGTTCCGGCCGTGGTCCTGCCCGGTGCCGGCGAGCGTCTGCTGGAGCTGCGCATCGTCCGCAACGCCAACCTGGCGCCGGCGCAACGCAAATGGGATCGTGCCGAGCCCCTGCTCCAATACTTGCTCGAACGCAAGCCGACGACGGTCCGGGCCATTCTGCTGGCGGCGGAACTGCGACGCCTGCAGGGAGCAACGGCCAAAGCGCTGGCTGACGATCAGGGAATCGAGAATCCGGCCGAGGTGCAGCAGAAACTGCTGGAAGCCGAACAGTCTCTGAAGATGGCGCGGGAGGCCTTCCCCAAGGACTTGGGAGTCCGCGTGGCTGAAGTCAATTTCGCCTCGGGGCGGTTCGACCTGCCGGAGCCGGAGCGGCTGGTGCTGGCGGAGTCGTTGCTCGCCGCGGCCCGCGAAGATCTCGGCGCCGACGTGGAGCTCGATCTGGCCGACGCTCGTCTGCAGATTCAGCGATTTCCGGGCGAAGCTGGCGACCGGTTGGCCGTCATCGCCCGCGAACGAACCGGACTGACGCAGCCGCAGCGGATTCGACTGCTGACCGGCCTGGCCCAACTGGCCGATCGTACGACTACTCCGCAGTCCGCCCGGCCGTTCTGGGAGGAGCTCTCCCGACTCCAGCCTGAAAATCTTGAACCAAGACTGCAGATCGCCCAGTTGATGCTGGCCGCAGCAGGCCAGCCGGGCGGCTCAATGGATGAACCGGCCTGGGAAAAGCTGCTGGCGAGCATCAAGGAACTGGAAGGGACCTCTGCCGGGAATGTCGGTTACCTGCAGGCCATGCGGCTGCTGGAGCATCCAGGTGACGACGCCGCGCGACCGAAGAATCTCAAGGCCGCTGAAGTCTTACTCACCGCTGCCGCAAAATTGCGGCCCTACTGGTCGGCAATTCCCCGGGCGCAGGGGATTCTGGCGGAGCTTCAGAGCGATTCCGTCCGTGCGCTGGAGCGCTACCAGCAGGCGTTTGCGCTGGGCGACCGGACTCCGGTCGTCGTCCTTCGAATCGGACAGTTGCTGAGAGACCGTGGCCGGCAGGGATTCGACGAAGCGAATCAGTTTCTGCAGAGCGTGGGCGACCAGAACGCCAGCCTGATCACCGGCGACGTGGCGCGGCTCGCGTCGGAACTCGCGCTCAGAAATCGGCAGAATGATCGAGCGATGGAACTGCTCTCGAAACTGGCTCGGGACTCCAGCAGCTTCCGTGACAACTACACGCTGGCAGTCGCCAAGATGTCTACCGGCGACCTCGGGCCAGAGACGGAAACCCTGCTGAAGAAGGTGACGACGGAACTCGCACCAGCGGAACCGGCTGGCTGGGTCAAACTCGTCGACTATTACGCTCAGACCAAGAACTGGGCTGCCGCCGAACAGACCATTGCCGATTCGGCCGCCAGGCTTCCGAACGAGCCGCAACCGACGGCGTCATTGACCCGCGGCGTGATGTACGAGCTGCTGGCTGCAGCAGACGCCGAGCGCCGGCAGCAGCACTTGACCGCGGCCTCCAAAGCCTATGAAGAAGCTCTTCAATCCGCCGCCAACGCTGGCGACGACACCAGCATGCTGATGATCGCGGCGGAGCACTACGTGCGGATCGGCTCGACCGTCCGGGCTGGCGAACTGCTCAGTCAGTTGCTGTTGCCGACGCGGGCGGTGCCGGACGAAGTCCGTCGCTGGGCGCGTCGCCGACAGGCTCTGACGGTGGCCGTAGGCGGCAACTATGACGATACGCTGCGTTCGCTGGAGCTGCTCCGCACCGCGCGCGAGCAGGGGGCCGACAAGTCGGCGGAGAACCTGAGGCTGCAACTGCAATTGCTGGAACGGCTGCCCAGCGTCGAATCCCAGGCCAGCCGCGTCGATCTGCTGCGGGAACTGCAGAAACAGGGCGGCCTCACGGCCGAAGAACAGCTTCAACTGGCAGAACTGCTCGCGGCAGGCGGAGACCGCGCCGGAGCACTGGCCGAATTCCGCAACCTGCTGGCGGCGAATAACGAATTCGCCCGAGGGCGAGCGGCCTACATTGTCATGCTGGCCCGCTCGGCTGGAAGGGACGGCACGACGCTCGACGAGGCCAGGAACCAGCTCGACCTGCTGCGCCGCCAGGAGCCCGGCTCCTGGCGAACCGCACTGATTCATGCTCGCGTCCTTGCGGCCGACGGCAAAGTTGACGAGGCGGCCGCGCTGGTCTCGCAGTTCCTGAAGCAGCGAGTCGAAGGGACCTCAAACAATCCCGTGCGGGACGCCCTCGACCAGGAAAATCTGGCGGAACTGCTCTACTGGCTGCAGCGGGATCTGCGGGTTCGCAGCAGCGCCGCACTCTCGGCCGCGCTCGCCGATGCCATTCGCCTCTATCAGGCGGGACGTCGCGACGATGCGGTCAAGAGCCTGCTGCAAGGTCCGATGGAACCGCTGCTGGAAGATCTGCGGTTTGAAGTGATCCTGCAGGCCGCAGCTCTGTTTGAGGAGTTGAAACTGCCCACCGCTGAGGCATTGTATCGAGAGTACGTCGCCAAGTCGCCGCGCCCGACGGCGCCAATTCAACTCGCCCGCTTCCTCGTCCGCCACGACCGGATCGAAGAAGCACTCAAGCTGTGCGAGCAGAGCTGGCAAACGCTCCCCAAACTCGGTGTGTGCGCAGTCGTGATTCAGGCAGCCCGCATGGTTCCGTCCGATCGGCGAGAGATCTTTAAACCGTGGCAAGCACGAATTACAGAGGAAGCGACGAAACCGGACTCCCCGGATCGACAGGTTATGGAAATCGCGCTGGCCGAGCTGACGACCGTTCTCGGTGAACCGGACGGAGCAATCGCCGCGTTTCGCCGGGCCGTTGCGGAGAATCCGAAAGACGTCGCTGCGCTCAATAATCTGGCCTACGTGCTCGCCCGACGGGGAGAAGATCTCGACACCGCCGAGAAATCGATCAACGAAGCGATCGCCATCGAAGGCGCAGTGCCGGACCTGGTCGATACCCGCTCGCTGGTCTATCTGGCGAAAGGGCAGTTTGCGGAGGCGCTGGCGGTAATCGCGCCGTTGGCAAAACCCCGCGCCCCGGCGGGAATTCACCTGCGGCTGGCGGAATGCCTCTGGAAGCTCAAACGCTTCCCCGAAGCCCGGCAGGCCCTCGATCTGGCGCGTCGTAACGGGTTCAAGCTCGACGATCTGCTGCCGCTCGACCGGGCTCCGACGGAGGAAATGCTGCGCGATCTCGATGCCGCCGCAAAGAAATAG
- a CDS encoding S1C family serine protease, which produces MSLELDPALRHRRSIPPEGVNVWLVVLLLLSVAAILAQSSGLFQRHVVATPREITPRGDLAADEISTIEIFRAASPSVVHITTVAVQQDLFGFKAVEIPEGTGSGFIWDAQGHIVTNFHVIKEAQGARVALTDSSTWDARLVGYAADKDLAVLKIDAPADKLAPIAIGTSQNLQVGQKTFAIGNPFGLDQTLTTGVISGLGREIPSHGGRSIEGVIQTDAAINPGNSGGPLLDSAGLMIGVNTAIYSTSGRYSGIGFAVPVDTVNHYVPQLIEHGKIVRPGIGCDFLEDWVARRLGVSEGVLIRQVAPGSTASAVGLAPTYADRRGIHIGDVILRVNDVPTHDKNELLKVFEKQQVGAEVSLTVGRAGREIRVAVTLQADVDRSDQ; this is translated from the coding sequence GTGAGTCTCGAACTCGACCCTGCACTGCGCCATCGACGCTCGATTCCGCCGGAGGGAGTCAACGTCTGGCTGGTGGTGCTGCTCCTGCTGTCGGTCGCCGCGATTCTCGCTCAGTCGTCCGGCCTGTTCCAGCGGCATGTCGTCGCAACGCCCCGCGAGATCACGCCGCGCGGCGACTTGGCGGCAGACGAAATATCGACCATTGAAATCTTCCGGGCGGCGTCACCCAGCGTGGTCCATATCACCACGGTCGCAGTTCAGCAGGATCTGTTCGGCTTCAAGGCGGTCGAAATTCCCGAAGGAACGGGCAGCGGTTTCATCTGGGACGCTCAGGGTCACATCGTCACCAATTTCCACGTCATCAAGGAGGCTCAGGGCGCGCGCGTTGCGCTGACGGACAGCTCCACCTGGGACGCCCGACTCGTCGGCTATGCCGCTGACAAAGACCTGGCGGTTCTGAAAATCGACGCACCGGCGGACAAGCTCGCTCCGATTGCCATCGGCACCTCGCAGAATCTGCAGGTCGGCCAGAAGACTTTTGCCATCGGCAATCCATTCGGGCTGGACCAGACCTTGACGACCGGAGTGATCAGCGGTCTGGGACGCGAAATCCCCTCGCACGGCGGCAGGTCCATCGAAGGGGTCATTCAGACGGACGCGGCCATCAATCCGGGGAATTCCGGCGGCCCCCTGCTCGACAGTGCCGGCTTGATGATCGGAGTCAACACGGCAATCTACAGTACGTCCGGCCGATACTCCGGAATCGGCTTCGCGGTTCCCGTCGATACGGTCAATCACTACGTGCCGCAGCTCATCGAGCATGGTAAGATCGTGCGGCCGGGAATTGGCTGCGACTTCCTCGAAGACTGGGTCGCGCGTCGACTGGGAGTGTCCGAGGGAGTGCTTATCCGGCAGGTCGCCCCGGGATCGACGGCTTCTGCCGTCGGACTGGCCCCGACGTATGCGGACCGGCGCGGCATTCATATCGGCGATGTGATTCTGCGCGTCAACGACGTGCCGACTCACGACAAGAACGAGCTTCTGAAGGTCTTTGAAAAGCAGCAGGTCGGGGCGGAGGTTTCGCTGACGGTCGGTCGCGCCGGCCGGGAGATCAGGGTCGCCGTAACGCTTCAGGCCGATGTCGATCGATCGGACCAGTAG
- a CDS encoding polysaccharide biosynthesis/export family protein, with translation MSRLTSVHTKSLRRLTLASTSALVALSLTIGCAHPRQNRALLPPVAEAPKELDMRTLPTYRVAAPDILVIEAVNNIRTADAPLRVGDQLLIQLKNGLPLDPQGDPMANPLVYEAELQMEAQFKILRGTYLITANGKVDLGPAYGQVAVLGMTVPQAQQAILDHLRLNIGLTDPELTVSLPDITGRQPIEGEHLVRPDGTVSLGVYGDVHVAGMTLEEVKAAVERHLARHIQQPEVRVDVLAYNSKVYYVITDGGGSGEQVARLPCTGNETVLDAIAQIQGLSSVSSKHIWIARPAPAGGGCAQIMEVEWADIASLGVTDTNYQILPGDRIYIEADRLIQADTLMAKVFAPIERIIGITMLGVSAVSRIQFYNSYGNNGGANTVIQTPTP, from the coding sequence ATGAGTCGCTTGACCTCGGTCCATACGAAATCACTTCGGCGGTTGACCCTCGCCTCCACATCCGCCCTTGTCGCGCTCTCGCTGACAATCGGCTGCGCCCATCCCCGCCAGAATCGAGCGCTCCTGCCTCCGGTGGCCGAAGCCCCCAAAGAACTGGACATGCGCACGCTTCCGACATACCGTGTGGCAGCTCCCGATATCCTCGTCATCGAAGCGGTCAACAACATCCGCACGGCCGACGCCCCCCTCCGGGTGGGCGATCAACTCCTGATTCAATTGAAAAACGGCCTGCCCCTCGATCCCCAAGGGGATCCGATGGCCAATCCGCTCGTGTACGAAGCGGAACTCCAGATGGAAGCTCAGTTTAAGATTCTGCGCGGTACCTACCTGATCACCGCCAACGGCAAAGTCGACCTCGGACCGGCCTACGGCCAGGTGGCGGTCCTCGGCATGACGGTGCCGCAGGCTCAGCAGGCCATTCTCGATCACCTCCGGCTCAATATCGGCCTGACCGACCCGGAACTGACTGTGTCGCTCCCAGATATCACCGGCCGACAACCGATCGAAGGCGAACACCTCGTCCGCCCCGACGGAACGGTCTCACTCGGGGTCTATGGCGACGTCCACGTCGCCGGGATGACGCTCGAAGAAGTCAAAGCGGCCGTCGAGCGGCACCTTGCGCGACACATCCAGCAGCCGGAAGTCCGCGTCGACGTTCTTGCATACAACAGCAAGGTCTACTATGTGATCACCGACGGCGGCGGCAGCGGCGAGCAGGTCGCCCGCCTCCCATGCACCGGCAACGAGACGGTCTTGGACGCGATCGCTCAGATCCAAGGGCTCTCATCGGTCTCTTCGAAACATATCTGGATCGCTCGACCGGCTCCGGCCGGCGGCGGCTGCGCTCAGATCATGGAAGTCGAATGGGCGGACATCGCCTCGCTCGGCGTGACCGATACGAATTACCAGATCCTGCCCGGCGACCGGATCTACATTGAGGCCGACCGACTGATCCAGGCCGACACGTTGATGGCCAAGGTCTTCGCCCCAATCGAACGGATCATCGGCATCACGATGCTCGGAGTCAGTGCGGTGTCCCGGATTCAATTTTACAATAGCTACGGTAACAATGGCGGCGCCAACACCGTCATCCAGACTCCGACCCCATAA
- a CDS encoding STAS domain-containing protein, with the protein MTEESLVQVSHDGDITIVEFPARLKHLDEPVIADISRGLVAAAESSTAGRLVLDLSHVEFFGSSFIEALFRAWNRLNQGQKGRLVLCGVQEYCREVLEVTHLDRLWPIVPTREAAIAACASV; encoded by the coding sequence ATGACGGAAGAATCCCTCGTGCAGGTGAGCCATGATGGAGACATCACCATCGTGGAGTTTCCGGCACGCCTCAAGCACCTCGACGAACCCGTAATCGCCGATATCAGCCGCGGTCTCGTCGCCGCCGCAGAAAGCAGCACCGCCGGCCGACTGGTCCTCGACCTGTCGCATGTCGAATTCTTCGGATCGTCGTTCATCGAAGCTCTGTTTCGCGCCTGGAATCGATTGAACCAGGGCCAGAAGGGTCGGCTGGTCCTCTGCGGCGTGCAGGAGTATTGCCGCGAAGTTCTGGAAGTCACGCACCTCGACCGTCTCTGGCCGATCGTTCCGACGCGCGAGGCGGCGATAGCGGCCTGCGCGTCGGTATAG
- a CDS encoding PEP-CTERM sorting domain-containing protein (PEP-CTERM proteins occur, often in large numbers, in the proteomes of bacteria that also encode an exosortase, a predicted intramembrane cysteine proteinase. The presence of a PEP-CTERM domain at a protein's C-terminus predicts cleavage within the sorting domain, followed by covalent anchoring to some some component of the (usually Gram-negative) cell surface. Many PEP-CTERM proteins exhibit an unusual sequence composition that includes large numbers of potential glycosylation sites. Expression of one such protein has been shown restore the ability of a bacterium to form floc, a type of biofilm.) gives MKKLMILAVAMVAMAFSNVSEAAFRVSISDGTNTATYYIGSSSPGGSGGTIALPSTGSLLRSDNWLFNTDGYSGGSLNLISTNWPGVAQVGSITTSLTLYSRVGVSTVKGLTVTMAVVDQMTGGIFDTANSVMFENTGFLLTNAESALLDLQPMSLFTVPTGSGLTAVASLTSTNGSTSNPVTSGMAHAEIYIKPDGSPVLPALVTNSVSLVASQTITPSWQVGATIPATGYNLTQMLIMTDITLNSGNVLNGQVFSVQSSVQPLVPEPTSLALAGFAGIGMAVGAIRRRRQAKQAA, from the coding sequence ATGAAGAAGTTGATGATTCTGGCTGTGGCGATGGTTGCCATGGCATTCTCAAATGTATCCGAGGCCGCGTTCCGAGTTTCGATCTCAGACGGTACGAATACGGCTACTTACTATATCGGATCCTCATCTCCAGGCGGGAGCGGCGGTACAATCGCTTTGCCAAGCACCGGGTCGCTATTAAGGTCTGACAACTGGCTGTTTAATACTGATGGCTACAGTGGTGGTTCATTGAACTTGATTTCCACCAATTGGCCTGGCGTGGCTCAGGTTGGCTCAATCACAACATCGTTGACTCTCTACTCACGTGTTGGGGTTTCCACTGTCAAAGGACTAACAGTCACAATGGCAGTGGTAGATCAAATGACTGGTGGCATTTTCGACACGGCCAACAGTGTCATGTTTGAAAACACCGGATTTCTATTGACCAATGCCGAGTCGGCATTGCTGGATCTTCAGCCAATGTCTCTATTCACGGTCCCGACTGGATCCGGATTAACAGCAGTCGCCTCTCTAACCTCCACCAACGGCAGCACGTCCAACCCGGTAACATCCGGAATGGCTCACGCGGAAATTTATATTAAGCCAGACGGAAGTCCGGTCTTGCCCGCTCTAGTGACAAATTCGGTGTCGCTGGTGGCCTCGCAAACAATCACTCCAAGCTGGCAGGTCGGCGCGACTATTCCGGCAACTGGATACAACTTGACACAGATGCTGATCATGACTGACATTACGTTGAATTCGGGTAACGTACTCAACGGCCAAGTATTCTCTGTTCAGTCAAGCGTTCAACCGCTCGTTCCAGAACCCACCTCCCTCGCCCTCGCCGGTTTTGCCGGCATCGGCATGGCGGTTGGGGCAATTCGTCGCCGTCGGCAGGCCAAGCAGGCTGCCTAG